Proteins encoded by one window of Micromonospora coxensis:
- a CDS encoding DUF7507 domain-containing protein, protein MAAVAAIGMVFVSASVAPPSHRPDDRLVAVAGVGPVNPVAPALSFGVMTEGDANAISAENEGTMAVGGNLTFGTYQLANNSVGSFVAPGDTRPTALVVGGRVDFAGSVPGSRLQVLSGGYAKVGDLTGTVVRDTDNNGAQVNTRILPTNNYDATPRVELTTRQAPSSVGPASPINFEAAFADFRSTSTGLATCDNTVVLRTPNGDVLPRPIPPGSNAVVTLAPGVTNVLNISATDLANIETLTFASRPTASTPLLINVDTTSVGNDFSWTAPNFSGIGGEEARYILINFPTATRITLTAAARTIEGSIYAPNADLVDLSASNTEGSIITRTLDHRGGEIHYFPFSTTLACDGATQASIEVVKSSTTVTVDTVGQQVPYTYRVVNTGTVRLTDVAVTDVRTPPSSGGDLGPVSCPVTTLDPGASTSCTATYTVTQADLDNGAVSDTATARGTPSGSTTPVLSDPSSLTIPVAGIEASIAVTKSSTTTAISAVGQQVPYRFLVVNTGGLTLTQVAVTDVQTPPSSNANLGPISCPVTTLAPGAATTCTATYTVTQADLDNGRVTDTATARGTPPGATTPVTSPPSTLTIPASGIEASIAVTKSSTTTAISAVGQQVPYRFLVVNTGGLTLTQVAVTDVQTPPSSNANLGPISCPVTTLAPGEDTTCTATYTVTQADLDNDGVTDTATARGTPPGSTTPVTSPPSTLTIPQAGVTASIAVTKSSTTTAISAVGQQVPYRFLVVNTGGLTLTQVAVTDVQTPPSSNANLGPISCPVTTLAPGEDTTCTATYTVTQADLDIGGVSDTATARGTPPGGGDPVVSPPSSLTITGEPTPAITVVKHSPTTTINAVGQQVPYEFLVTNTGNQTLNDVTVVDTQTPPSSNANLGPVTCPVTTLTPGESTTCTATYTVSQADLDNDGVSDTAVARGTPPRTTTPVESAPSSLTIPAEDVVAGIAVVKHSTTTTIESVGQQVPYEFLVTNTGGRTLTDVTVVDTQTPPSSNANLGPISCPVTTLTPGESTTCTATYTVSQADLDNGAVTDTAVARGTPPGATTPVESPPSSLTIPATEVTASITVTKASTTVTISTVGQQVRYDFHVVNTGGRTLTDVTVVDTQTPPSSNADLGPVSCAATTLAPGASTSCTATYTVTQADLDNGGVTDTAVARGTPPGATTPVESPPSSLTIPDADIEAAVQVVKASPTTGITEVGQQVRYRYLVVNTGGLTLTGVTVNDTLLFPADRAFLSPIVCGPDDTPNGQVTLAPGESIECRATYTVSPADYAQASLLDVATATGTPPFGPKPVSPPSPLDLPVLKPSIGLAKSVSPQVVSRPGDTVTYRYVVTNTGNTTLTSVTVTETDFSGTGPAPAIGCGDVPNGALTLDPGASVTCTATYTVTEADVATGTITNTAVATGAPPDVPGAPPLDPARSDPASATVTATRDAAITVVKSSPVDKAHRAGERVPYRFLVTNVGSVTLTGVTVTDTLVAPADPANLGPITCGPDRAPNGSVTLAAGASVTCVAVYTVGRADVRHGSITNTATATGTPPSGPAPVSPESRLTIPVKGGKLPVTGDAFPVPVLAGAAVAALLLGVALVLLARRRRTAGPA, encoded by the coding sequence GTGGCCGCCGTCGCGGCGATCGGGATGGTGTTCGTCAGCGCCTCGGTGGCGCCACCGTCGCACCGACCGGACGACCGGCTGGTCGCCGTCGCCGGCGTGGGACCGGTCAACCCGGTCGCGCCGGCGCTCAGCTTCGGGGTGATGACCGAGGGCGACGCGAACGCGATCAGCGCGGAGAACGAGGGCACCATGGCCGTCGGTGGAAACCTCACCTTCGGCACGTACCAACTCGCCAACAACAGTGTCGGCTCCTTCGTCGCGCCCGGGGACACCCGACCCACCGCCCTGGTCGTGGGCGGACGGGTCGACTTCGCCGGCAGCGTGCCGGGCTCCCGGCTCCAGGTCCTCTCCGGCGGGTACGCCAAGGTCGGTGACCTGACCGGCACCGTCGTCCGGGACACCGACAACAACGGCGCGCAGGTCAACACCCGTATCCTGCCGACGAACAACTACGACGCCACGCCCCGGGTCGAGTTGACCACCCGGCAGGCGCCGAGCAGCGTCGGCCCCGCCTCCCCGATCAACTTCGAGGCCGCCTTCGCCGACTTCCGCAGCACCTCCACCGGCCTGGCCACCTGCGACAACACCGTGGTGCTACGTACCCCCAACGGGGACGTCCTGCCCCGGCCGATCCCGCCGGGCAGCAACGCCGTGGTGACCCTCGCCCCGGGCGTGACGAACGTGCTGAACATCAGCGCCACCGACCTCGCCAACATCGAGACGCTGACCTTCGCCAGCCGACCCACCGCGAGCACCCCGCTGCTGATCAACGTGGACACCACGAGTGTCGGCAACGACTTCTCCTGGACCGCGCCGAACTTCTCCGGCATCGGCGGCGAGGAGGCCCGCTACATCCTGATCAACTTCCCGACCGCCACCCGGATCACCCTCACCGCCGCCGCCCGCACCATCGAGGGCAGCATCTACGCGCCGAATGCCGACCTGGTCGACCTGTCGGCCAGCAACACCGAGGGCAGCATCATCACCCGGACCCTCGACCACCGGGGCGGCGAGATCCACTACTTCCCGTTCAGCACCACCCTCGCCTGCGACGGCGCCACCCAGGCCAGCATCGAAGTGGTGAAGTCCTCGACCACGGTCACCGTCGACACCGTCGGCCAGCAGGTGCCGTACACGTACCGGGTGGTCAACACCGGCACGGTGCGGCTCACCGACGTCGCCGTCACCGACGTGCGCACCCCGCCGTCCTCCGGCGGTGACCTCGGCCCGGTCAGCTGCCCCGTCACCACCCTGGATCCCGGCGCGTCCACCTCCTGCACGGCCACCTACACCGTCACCCAGGCCGACCTGGACAACGGCGCGGTCAGCGACACGGCCACCGCGCGGGGCACCCCGTCGGGCAGCACCACCCCGGTCCTCTCCGACCCCAGCTCGCTGACCATCCCCGTCGCCGGGATCGAGGCGTCCATCGCGGTGACCAAGTCGTCGACCACGACGGCGATCAGCGCGGTGGGGCAGCAGGTGCCGTACCGGTTCCTGGTGGTGAACACGGGTGGGTTGACGTTGACGCAGGTGGCGGTGACCGACGTGCAGACGCCGCCGTCGTCGAACGCGAACCTGGGGCCGATCAGCTGCCCGGTGACCACGCTCGCACCCGGAGCAGCGACCACCTGCACCGCCACCTACACGGTCACCCAGGCCGACCTGGACAACGGCAGGGTCACCGACACGGCCACCGCCCGGGGCACCCCGCCGGGCGCCACCACCCCGGTCACCTCGCCACCGTCCACCCTCACCATCCCCGCCTCGGGGATCGAGGCGTCCATCGCGGTGACCAAGTCGTCGACCACGACGGCGATCAGCGCGGTGGGGCAGCAGGTGCCGTACCGGTTCCTGGTGGTGAACACGGGTGGGTTGACGTTGACGCAGGTGGCGGTGACCGACGTGCAGACGCCGCCGTCGTCGAACGCCAACCTGGGGCCGATCAGCTGCCCGGTGACGACGCTCGCTCCGGGCGAGGACACCACCTGCACCGCCACCTACACCGTCACCCAGGCCGACCTGGACAACGACGGCGTGACCGACACCGCGACCGCGCGGGGCACGCCGCCGGGCAGCACCACCCCCGTGACCTCGCCGCCGTCGACGCTGACCATCCCGCAGGCCGGGGTGACCGCCTCGATCGCGGTGACCAAGTCGTCGACCACGACGGCGATCAGCGCGGTGGGGCAGCAGGTGCCGTACCGGTTCCTGGTGGTGAACACGGGTGGGTTGACGTTGACGCAGGTGGCGGTGACCGACGTGCAGACGCCGCCGTCGTCGAACGCCAACCTGGGGCCGATCAGCTGCCCGGTGACGACGCTCGCTCCGGGTGAGGACACCACCTGCACCGCCACCTACACCGTCACCCAGGCCGACCTGGACATCGGCGGGGTCAGCGACACGGCCACCGCCCGGGGCACCCCGCCCGGCGGCGGCGACCCGGTGGTCTCCCCGCCGTCGTCCCTGACCATCACCGGCGAGCCGACGCCCGCCATCACCGTGGTCAAGCACTCGCCGACCACCACCATCAACGCGGTGGGTCAGCAGGTGCCGTACGAGTTCCTGGTCACCAACACCGGCAACCAGACGCTGAACGACGTGACCGTCGTCGACACCCAGACCCCGCCGTCGTCGAACGCGAACCTGGGACCGGTCACCTGCCCGGTGACGACCCTGACGCCCGGGGAGTCCACCACCTGCACCGCCACGTACACGGTCAGCCAGGCCGACCTCGACAACGACGGCGTCAGCGACACGGCCGTCGCCCGGGGCACGCCGCCCCGCACCACCACACCGGTCGAGTCCGCCCCGTCGTCACTGACCATCCCGGCCGAGGACGTCGTCGCCGGCATCGCCGTGGTCAAGCACTCCACGACCACCACCATCGAGTCCGTGGGCCAGCAGGTGCCGTACGAGTTCCTGGTCACCAACACCGGCGGGCGCACCCTGACGGACGTCACCGTCGTCGACACCCAGACCCCGCCGTCGTCGAACGCGAACCTGGGGCCGATCAGCTGCCCGGTGACGACCCTGACGCCCGGGGAGTCCACCACCTGCACCGCCACGTACACGGTCAGCCAGGCCGACCTCGACAACGGCGCCGTCACCGACACGGCCGTCGCCCGGGGCACCCCGCCGGGCGCCACCACACCCGTCGAGTCCCCGCCGTCCTCACTGACCATCCCCGCCACCGAGGTGACCGCGTCGATCACCGTCACCAAGGCGTCCACCACCGTCACCATCAGCACGGTCGGGCAGCAGGTGCGGTACGACTTCCACGTCGTCAACACCGGCGGACGCACCCTGACCGACGTGACCGTCGTCGACACCCAGACCCCGCCCTCGTCGAACGCGGACCTGGGCCCGGTCAGCTGCGCGGCCACGACCCTGGCCCCCGGCGCCTCGACCAGCTGCACGGCGACCTACACGGTGACCCAGGCCGACCTGGACAACGGCGGAGTCACCGACACCGCGGTCGCCCGGGGCACCCCGCCGGGCGCCACCACACCGGTCGAGTCCCCGCCGTCGTCGCTGACCATCCCCGACGCGGACATCGAGGCGGCCGTCCAGGTGGTCAAGGCGTCACCGACCACCGGCATCACCGAGGTGGGGCAGCAGGTCCGCTACCGCTACCTGGTGGTCAACACCGGCGGGCTCACCCTGACCGGGGTGACGGTGAACGACACCCTGCTCTTCCCGGCGGACCGGGCCTTCCTGTCGCCGATCGTGTGCGGCCCCGACGACACCCCGAACGGGCAGGTCACCCTCGCCCCCGGTGAGTCGATCGAGTGCCGGGCCACGTACACGGTCTCGCCGGCCGACTACGCGCAGGCGTCCCTGCTCGACGTGGCCACCGCCACCGGCACCCCGCCGTTCGGCCCGAAGCCGGTGTCCCCGCCCTCGCCGCTGGACCTGCCGGTGCTCAAGCCGTCGATCGGCCTGGCCAAGTCGGTCAGCCCGCAGGTGGTCTCCCGCCCCGGTGACACCGTCACCTACCGGTACGTCGTCACCAACACCGGCAACACCACGCTGACCTCCGTGACGGTCACCGAGACCGACTTCTCGGGCACCGGGCCGGCACCCGCGATCGGCTGCGGCGACGTGCCGAACGGTGCGCTCACCCTCGACCCGGGGGCGAGCGTCACCTGCACCGCCACCTACACCGTGACCGAGGCGGACGTGGCGACCGGCACGATCACCAACACCGCCGTCGCCACCGGCGCCCCGCCGGACGTGCCGGGCGCGCCGCCGCTGGACCCGGCCCGCTCCGACCCGGCCTCGGCCACGGTCACCGCCACCCGGGACGCCGCGATCACGGTGGTGAAGTCCTCGCCGGTCGACAAGGCGCACCGGGCGGGCGAACGGGTGCCCTACCGGTTCCTGGTGACCAACGTCGGGTCCGTCACGCTGACCGGGGTCACCGTCACCGACACCCTGGTCGCGCCTGCCGACCCGGCCAACCTCGGCCCGATCACCTGTGGACCCGACCGGGCCCCGAACGGGTCGGTGACCCTGGCCGCCGGCGCGTCGGTGACCTGCGTGGCGGTCTACACCGTCGGCAGGGCCGACGTGCGCCACGGGTCGATCACCAACACCGCCACGGCGACCGGCACGCCGCCGTCCGGGCCGGCCCCGGTCTCGCCCGAGTCGCGGCTGACCATCCCGGTCAAGGGCGGCAAGCTGCCGGTGACCGGCGACGCGTTCCCCGTACCGGTGCTCGCCGGCGCGGCGGTCGCGGCCCTGCTGCTCGGGGTGGCGCTGGTCCTCCTCGCTCGCCGTCGTCGCACCGCCGGCCCGGCCTGA
- a CDS encoding C39 family peptidase — translation MRTDILRKTALTALTITATTGGIAAPALAAHAADKPQAERKPATERQLKVDYEAQPNFYYCGPAAARNALSVQGKDIDVDAMAKIMGTTENGTNSINDITPVLNKETGKTDAYRSVEIKTPKADTKQTDTMRADIVAAINDGHAIVANIAGTATDTNGDTHSFEGGHYISVTGYRDNGHTVTITDSANPNTASYEMDIDTLADWTATRGYAH, via the coding sequence ATGCGTACCGACATCCTGCGCAAGACCGCCCTGACCGCCCTCACCATCACCGCCACCACCGGCGGCATCGCCGCCCCCGCCCTGGCCGCCCACGCCGCCGACAAGCCCCAGGCCGAGCGCAAGCCCGCCACCGAGCGACAGCTCAAGGTCGACTACGAAGCCCAGCCCAACTTCTACTACTGCGGCCCCGCCGCCGCCCGCAACGCCCTCAGCGTCCAGGGCAAGGACATCGACGTCGACGCCATGGCCAAGATCATGGGCACCACCGAGAACGGCACCAACAGCATCAACGACATCACCCCCGTCCTGAACAAGGAAACCGGCAAGACCGACGCCTACCGCAGCGTCGAGATCAAGACTCCGAAGGCCGACACCAAGCAGACCGACACGATGCGCGCCGACATCGTCGCCGCCATCAACGACGGCCACGCCATCGTCGCCAACATCGCCGGCACCGCCACCGACACCAACGGCGACACCCACTCCTTCGAAGGCGGGCACTACATCAGCGTCACCGGCTACCGCGACAACGGCCACACCGTCACCATCACCGACTCCGCCAACCCGAACACCGCCAGCTACGAGATGGACATCGACACCCTCGCCGACTGGACCGCCACCCGCGGCTACGCCCACTGA
- a CDS encoding YchJ family protein codes for MARRTTRRGVPGDPGRSCPCGSGLPYADCCGPVHRGEGTAGTAEALMRSRYSAFAVGDVDYLLRSWHSSTRPARLRLDPGQQWTRLEIVDTERGSLFDSTGTVTFRAHYREAGRPGTLDERSRFVREDGRWVYLDAEPG; via the coding sequence GTGGCGAGACGTACCACCCGTCGGGGTGTGCCCGGCGATCCGGGCCGGTCGTGTCCGTGCGGCTCCGGCCTGCCGTACGCCGACTGCTGCGGCCCGGTGCACCGCGGCGAGGGCACCGCCGGCACGGCGGAGGCGTTGATGCGGTCCCGGTACAGCGCGTTCGCCGTGGGCGACGTCGACTACCTGCTGCGCAGTTGGCACTCCTCGACCCGGCCGGCGCGGCTGCGCCTCGACCCGGGGCAGCAGTGGACCCGCCTGGAGATCGTGGACACCGAGCGGGGCAGCCTCTTCGACAGCACCGGCACGGTCACGTTCCGGGCCCACTACCGGGAGGCGGGCCGGCCGGGGACGCTCGACGAGCGCAGCCGTTTCGTCCGCGAGGACGGCCGCTGGGTCTACCTCGACGCCGAGCCCGGCTGA
- a CDS encoding MFS transporter — MTTVSARVPDPRVRRLAGTLYAYAFLSDFILLYPLYALLFSDTGLSVGQISSLFVVWSATSILLEVPSGAWADAVSRRLLLCLAPLLAGAGYALWVLLPSYPAFAVGFVLWGAGGALGSGALEALVFTELDRLDAAGRYARTMGRAKTAGVLGALTSIGLAGPVLALGGYPAVGAASVLACLLAAAVATRLPEHRATASPDVDGDDGDDLGWLASLRAGLAEARADRRVRAALLLVPAVATVWGALDEYTPLLARDTGVAESTVPLLLLLTWLGVTLGGLLTAPAERLGTRGYAALLLVAAVTLAVGAGLRHPAGFVLLGVAFGAFQIATVLADARLQARITGPSRATVTSAAGMATDLAIIAVYGGYGLLAGVSGNATAFVVAAVPYLAVVVWLLTSRDARQPAPAVAGRAGAAG; from the coding sequence ATGACCACCGTCTCCGCACGCGTGCCCGATCCCCGCGTCCGTCGCCTGGCCGGCACGCTCTACGCGTACGCGTTCCTGTCCGACTTCATCCTGCTCTATCCGCTCTACGCGCTGCTGTTCAGCGACACCGGCCTGTCCGTCGGGCAGATCTCGTCGCTCTTCGTCGTCTGGTCGGCGACCAGCATCCTGCTGGAGGTGCCCTCCGGCGCCTGGGCCGACGCGGTCTCCCGCCGCCTGCTGCTCTGCCTCGCGCCGCTGCTGGCCGGCGCCGGCTACGCGCTGTGGGTGCTGCTCCCGTCGTACCCGGCGTTCGCCGTCGGCTTCGTCCTCTGGGGAGCCGGTGGCGCGCTCGGCTCCGGCGCGCTCGAGGCGCTGGTCTTCACCGAACTCGACCGCCTCGACGCCGCCGGCCGCTACGCCCGCACCATGGGCCGGGCGAAGACCGCCGGGGTGCTCGGGGCGCTCACCTCGATCGGCCTGGCCGGTCCGGTCCTCGCCCTCGGCGGTTACCCGGCCGTCGGGGCGGCCAGCGTGCTGGCCTGCCTGCTCGCCGCCGCCGTCGCGACCCGGCTGCCCGAGCACCGCGCCACCGCCTCGCCCGACGTGGACGGCGACGACGGCGACGACCTGGGCTGGCTGGCGAGCCTGCGCGCCGGCCTGGCCGAGGCCCGCGCCGACCGGCGGGTACGCGCCGCGCTGCTGCTGGTGCCGGCGGTCGCCACCGTCTGGGGCGCCCTCGACGAGTACACGCCGCTGCTGGCCCGGGACACCGGCGTCGCCGAGTCGACCGTGCCGCTGCTGCTCCTGCTCACCTGGCTGGGGGTGACCCTGGGCGGGCTGCTGACCGCGCCGGCCGAGCGGCTGGGCACCCGCGGCTACGCCGCCCTGCTGCTCGTCGCCGCGGTGACGCTCGCGGTCGGGGCGGGACTGCGGCATCCGGCGGGATTCGTGCTGCTCGGCGTCGCCTTCGGCGCCTTCCAGATCGCCACCGTACTGGCCGACGCCCGGCTCCAGGCCCGGATCACCGGCCCGAGCCGCGCCACCGTCACCTCCGCCGCCGGGATGGCCACCGACCTCGCCATCATCGCCGTCTACGGCGGGTACGGGCTGCTCGCCGGCGTCTCCGGCAACGCCACCGCCTTCGTCGTGGCGGCCGTGCCGTACCTCGCGGTCGTGGTCTGGCTGCTGACCTCCCGGGACGCGCGGCAGCCGGCGCCGGCCGTGGCGGGCAGAGCCGGGGCGGCCGGGTGA
- a CDS encoding mechanosensitive ion channel family protein: MRDNVGDAVGDALRAVMLFLPKALAFVAILVVGWLIAKAVLKLVDKVLERIHFDKAVERGGIKTALARSRYDASDIVAKLAYYGVLLVTLQLAFGIWGPNPISDLIAGVIAWLPRAFVAIVIVVVAAAIATAVKDIISSALGGLSYGRVLANIASVFILGLGVIAALNQIGVATAVTTPVLIAVLATVGGILVVGVGGGLVRPMQNRWESWLTRAEQESQVIATHARAYQAGKRDVQAHLGAYPATRGDDADATQVVPRADDADATQVVPRPDGSGPTPPVTPYADTTRPASPVVPPQATAGHDEPARDDVEATVVIPAADAEKFRR; the protein is encoded by the coding sequence ATGAGAGACAACGTCGGCGACGCGGTGGGTGACGCCCTCCGCGCCGTGATGCTCTTCCTGCCCAAGGCGCTCGCCTTCGTGGCGATCCTCGTGGTGGGCTGGCTGATCGCCAAGGCCGTGCTGAAGCTCGTGGACAAGGTGCTGGAGCGGATCCACTTCGACAAGGCGGTCGAACGGGGCGGCATCAAGACCGCCCTGGCCCGCTCCCGGTACGACGCCAGCGACATCGTCGCCAAGCTCGCCTACTACGGGGTCCTGCTGGTCACCCTCCAGCTCGCCTTCGGCATCTGGGGGCCCAACCCGATCTCCGACCTGATCGCCGGGGTCATCGCCTGGCTGCCGCGCGCCTTCGTCGCGATCGTCATCGTGGTGGTCGCCGCGGCCATCGCCACCGCCGTCAAGGACATCATCTCCAGCGCCCTCGGTGGCCTCTCGTACGGCCGGGTGCTGGCCAACATCGCCTCGGTGTTCATCCTCGGGCTGGGCGTCATCGCCGCGCTCAACCAGATCGGCGTCGCCACCGCGGTCACCACCCCGGTGCTGATCGCGGTGCTCGCCACCGTCGGCGGCATCCTCGTCGTCGGGGTCGGCGGCGGACTGGTCCGCCCGATGCAGAACCGCTGGGAGTCCTGGCTGACCCGCGCCGAGCAGGAGTCGCAGGTCATCGCCACCCACGCGCGGGCGTACCAGGCCGGCAAGCGGGACGTGCAGGCCCACCTCGGCGCGTACCCGGCCACCCGGGGCGACGACGCCGACGCGACCCAGGTGGTGCCGCGTGCCGACGACGCCGACGCCACTCAGGTGGTGCCGCGCCCCGACGGGTCCGGCCCGACCCCGCCGGTCACCCCGTACGCCGACACCACCCGCCCGGCGAGCCCGGTCGTGCCCCCGCAGGCGACGGCCGGGCACGACGAGCCGGCTCGCGACGACGTCGAGGCGACCGTGGTCATCCCGGCGGCGGACGCGGAGAAGTTCCGCCGCTGA
- a CDS encoding DUF3060 domain-containing protein yields the protein MTRPDERGEPTAHLSAGEPTAYLGAGPDDGTVHLGPADRTVSLGTGGPAVDPDATTAFPDVDRTVHLAAPHPTDETVHLGGTDETVHLHGTDRTVHLGGTDETVHLHGTDRTVHLGGTDETVHLHGTDETVHLGGTDRTVHLPGPATPAPGGGTWTAAGTTARTGAAYPEATAALTVPTAPGGRAGGVTATGRGVPPGGAGGEVRFGPGVPTTPPPAPAWPTAAPPTRRRPLWRRVVSVLSALLTVALVLVVGLWLWQRLDPLEITEVAVAVPSPAGDRCDVTVDVVATVRTNGRAGVIEYQWLRSGSPPGALLSERVGWGQKTVTLTLKWAFSGVGTTRETATVNIVDPSPHQARTEVTYACRGS from the coding sequence ATGACCAGACCCGACGAGCGGGGTGAGCCCACCGCCCACCTGTCGGCGGGTGAGCCGACGGCGTACCTGGGAGCGGGGCCCGACGACGGCACCGTCCACCTGGGCCCGGCCGACCGGACGGTCTCCCTCGGCACCGGCGGTCCAGCGGTGGACCCGGACGCCACGACGGCGTTCCCCGACGTCGACCGGACCGTGCACCTGGCCGCCCCCCACCCCACCGACGAGACGGTCCACCTGGGCGGCACGGACGAGACCGTGCACCTGCACGGCACGGACCGGACGGTCCACCTGGGCGGCACGGACGAGACCGTGCACCTGCACGGCACGGACCGGACGGTCCACCTGGGCGGCACGGACGAGACCGTGCACCTGCACGGCACGGACGAGACGGTCCACCTGGGCGGCACGGACCGGACGGTCCACCTGCCCGGCCCGGCCACGCCGGCACCGGGCGGCGGGACGTGGACGGCCGCGGGAACCACCGCGCGCACCGGCGCCGCGTACCCCGAGGCCACCGCCGCCCTGACCGTGCCGACGGCACCCGGCGGACGGGCCGGCGGCGTGACGGCGACCGGCCGGGGCGTGCCCCCGGGCGGGGCGGGTGGCGAGGTGCGGTTCGGCCCCGGCGTGCCCACGACGCCGCCACCCGCGCCGGCCTGGCCGACGGCGGCGCCCCCGACGCGCCGTCGACCGCTGTGGCGGCGGGTGGTCTCCGTGCTCTCCGCCCTGCTCACCGTCGCGCTGGTGCTCGTCGTCGGCCTCTGGCTGTGGCAGCGGCTCGACCCGTTGGAGATCACCGAGGTGGCCGTGGCCGTGCCCAGCCCCGCCGGGGACCGGTGCGACGTGACCGTCGACGTCGTCGCCACCGTGCGCACCAACGGCCGGGCCGGAGTGATCGAGTACCAGTGGCTGCGCTCCGGCTCCCCGCCCGGCGCGCTGCTCAGCGAGCGGGTCGGCTGGGGACAGAAGACCGTCACCCTCACCCTGAAGTGGGCGTTCAGCGGCGTCGGCACCACCCGGGAGACCGCCACCGTCAACATCGTCGACCCCTCACCCCACCAGGCCCGCACCGAGGTGACCTACGCCTGCCGGGGATCCTGA